One genomic region from Bacillota bacterium encodes:
- a CDS encoding Rrf2 family transcriptional regulator: MKLSTRGKYGVRAMYQLALDGPDRPVSLKSIAGAQGLSVSYLEQLIAPLRKAGLVKSVRGAHGGYLLGRPPEEITVEEIITVLDGPIAPSECVLPNGPPGGPGVEHCGCPEGCVARGIWEQLRDNVTGLLRSITLKDLMMRR; encoded by the coding sequence TTGAAGCTGTCAACGAGGGGCAAGTACGGCGTCAGGGCGATGTACCAGCTGGCTCTCGATGGCCCGGACCGGCCTGTCTCGCTGAAGTCGATCGCCGGGGCGCAGGGCCTGTCAGTGAGTTACCTCGAACAGCTTATCGCACCGCTTCGAAAGGCGGGACTCGTCAAGAGCGTGCGCGGGGCGCACGGTGGGTACCTGCTTGGCCGGCCGCCCGAGGAGATAACCGTCGAGGAGATCATCACGGTGCTCGATGGCCCCATCGCCCCATCGGAATGCGTTCTTCCCAACGGCCCGCCGGGTGGTCCCGGCGTGGAGCACTGCGGTTGCCCGGAGGGGTGCGTCGCCAGGGGCATCTGGGAGCAGTTGAGGGACAACGTCACCGGCCTGCTGCGCTCCATAACTTTAAAGGACCTGATGATGAGGAGATGA
- the nifU gene encoding Fe-S cluster assembly scaffold protein NifU yields MYTDKVMDHFTNPRNVGEIADPDGSGTVGNPVCGDIMKITIKVDGDRISEIKFKTFGCGAAIATSSMVTEMVKGKTLADALEISNKAVAEALGGLPPQKMHCSNLAADALHKAIGDYLSRNGNRKQVGPLPCCGPAPCREPSAGAGDAGAKAGAHDAPSCRSCVEVSVGPVERDHAHQGHDGDEG; encoded by the coding sequence ATGTACACGGACAAAGTCATGGACCATTTCACCAACCCCAGGAACGTCGGAGAGATCGCGGATCCCGACGGCTCGGGCACGGTCGGCAACCCCGTGTGCGGGGACATAATGAAGATAACCATCAAGGTCGACGGTGACAGGATCTCGGAAATCAAGTTCAAGACGTTCGGCTGCGGCGCCGCCATCGCCACCAGCTCGATGGTGACGGAGATGGTGAAGGGCAAGACACTCGCCGATGCGCTGGAGATATCGAACAAGGCGGTCGCGGAGGCGCTGGGCGGCCTGCCGCCGCAGAAGATGCACTGCTCGAACCTTGCCGCCGACGCGCTGCACAAGGCCATAGGCGACTACCTGTCCAGGAACGGCAACAGGAAGCAGGTCGGGCCGCTGCCGTGTTGCGGCCCGGCGCCCTGCCGCGAGCCCAGCGCCGGCGCCGGAGATGCCGGCGCGAAGGCGGGGGCGCACGATGCGCCTTCCTGCAGGAGTTGTGTGGAGGTTTCCGTCGGGCCGGTCGAGCGCGACCACGCCCACCAGGGCCATGATGGCGACGAGGGCTGA
- a CDS encoding histidine--tRNA ligase: MLATALRGMVDVLPWDSQRWHYAEGVARDICRRFGYSEIRTPVLEQTELFTRTAGEATDVVQKEMYTFTDRGGRSVTMRPEGTAPAARAFVEHKMYTLPQPVKMYYIAPMFRYERPQGGRLRQHTQFGIEVFGSKHPAVDAEVIMVGLTLFNTLGLKDLTVQLNSIGCPECRPRYREALLDYYRPLLGSVCEDCRARFEKNPLRLLDCKRDGCREAQKSAPRTVDYLCEECASHLDTVKDHLTRAGANYTINALLVRGFDYYTRTVFEIVSASLGAQNSVCSGGRYDGLIEEIGGPSTPGVGFGLGLERLLISLDNQGVALPGPARLDVFIATVGERAFNAGIEQLYRLREAGLVAEIDYMGRSLKAQMKFADKFSARLVVFLGDEEIERRVSTVRCMDTGEQHDVPIAGLASWLVEAGLGCKR, encoded by the coding sequence ATGCTCGCCACAGCCCTGCGAGGCATGGTAGATGTCCTGCCGTGGGACAGCCAGAGGTGGCATTACGCCGAGGGGGTAGCTCGCGACATCTGCCGGCGGTTCGGGTATTCGGAGATTCGCACACCGGTGCTCGAGCAGACCGAGCTGTTCACGCGAACCGCCGGGGAGGCGACCGACGTCGTCCAGAAGGAGATGTACACCTTCACCGACAGGGGTGGCCGCAGCGTGACGATGCGCCCGGAGGGCACGGCCCCCGCGGCACGGGCGTTCGTCGAGCACAAGATGTACACGCTCCCGCAGCCTGTCAAGATGTACTACATCGCCCCGATGTTCCGCTACGAGCGGCCGCAGGGCGGGAGGCTGAGGCAGCACACCCAGTTCGGGATCGAGGTGTTCGGCTCGAAGCACCCCGCGGTGGACGCCGAGGTCATCATGGTCGGCCTGACCCTCTTCAACACCCTCGGCCTCAAGGACCTCACCGTACAGCTCAACAGCATCGGGTGCCCGGAGTGCCGTCCTCGCTACCGCGAGGCGCTCCTGGACTACTACCGCCCGCTGCTGGGCAGCGTCTGTGAGGACTGCCGCGCCAGGTTCGAGAAGAACCCCCTGCGCCTCCTCGATTGCAAGAGGGACGGCTGCCGCGAGGCTCAGAAGTCCGCCCCGCGAACGGTCGACTACCTTTGCGAGGAATGCGCCTCGCACCTCGACACCGTGAAAGACCACCTTACGAGGGCGGGCGCCAACTACACGATCAACGCGCTGCTCGTCCGCGGATTCGACTATTACACCAGGACTGTCTTCGAGATCGTTTCGGCGAGCCTTGGGGCCCAGAACTCCGTGTGTTCGGGCGGGCGTTACGATGGCCTGATCGAGGAGATAGGCGGTCCCTCCACGCCGGGCGTGGGCTTCGGCCTCGGCCTCGAAAGGCTGCTTATTTCCCTGGATAACCAGGGCGTTGCGCTCCCCGGACCGGCGCGGCTGGACGTGTTCATCGCGACCGTCGGGGAGCGGGCGTTCAACGCCGGAATTGAACAGCTCTACAGGCTACGCGAGGCCGGGCTCGTGGCGGAAATAGACTACATGGGCCGGAGCCTCAAGGCGCAGATGAAGTTCGCTGACAAGTTCAGCGCGAGGTTGGTCGTTTTCCTCGGCGACGAGGAGATTGAACGGAGAGTCTCAACGGTACGGTGCATGGACACCGGAGAGCAGCATGACGTCCCCATTGCCGGGCTCGCGTCCTGGCTGGTGGAGGCAGGACTGGGCTGTAAGAGGTGA
- the nifS gene encoding cysteine desulfurase NifS has product MRRIYLDHAATTPVRPEVVEVMSKYMIETYGNPSSIHWFGREARKGVDEAREHCAALIGATPEEIVFTGGGTEADNLAIKGAAESYQEKGNHIITSAIEHHAVLHTCEYLEKKGCRVTYLPVDADGLVDPGDVKKAITPETILITIMMANNEVGSVQPIKEIGAIARERGVLLHTDAVQSMGQVPVDVNEMNIDLLSASGHKMYGPKGIGLLYIRKGVKVTPVLHGGVHERKRRAGTENVPGIVGFGKSAELSMKELPERVKHLAAMRDRLIDGVMQRIEDVKLNGHRSQRLPNNANFSIKYVEGESMLLNLDLQGIAASSGSACTSGSLEPSHVLLAMGIPHEIAHGSLRMTVGRGTTAGDVDYVLEVLPPIVKKLREMSPLYAGRARA; this is encoded by the coding sequence GTGCGCAGGATTTATCTTGACCACGCCGCTACAACACCCGTGAGGCCCGAGGTCGTGGAGGTAATGAGCAAGTACATGATCGAAACCTACGGGAACCCGTCGAGTATTCACTGGTTCGGTCGAGAGGCCCGCAAGGGCGTCGACGAGGCGCGGGAGCACTGCGCCGCGCTCATCGGGGCTACGCCGGAGGAGATCGTGTTCACCGGCGGCGGCACCGAGGCCGACAACCTGGCGATCAAGGGAGCCGCCGAGTCCTACCAGGAGAAGGGGAATCACATCATAACCTCGGCGATCGAGCACCACGCCGTGCTGCACACCTGCGAGTACCTCGAGAAAAAGGGCTGCCGCGTCACGTACCTTCCCGTGGATGCGGACGGGCTTGTCGACCCCGGCGACGTGAAGAAGGCGATCACGCCCGAGACTATCCTGATAACGATCATGATGGCGAACAACGAAGTCGGCTCGGTTCAGCCCATCAAGGAAATCGGGGCAATCGCCAGGGAGCGGGGCGTGCTGCTACATACCGACGCGGTCCAATCGATGGGCCAGGTACCTGTGGACGTAAACGAGATGAACATCGACCTCCTCAGCGCGTCGGGGCACAAGATGTACGGCCCGAAAGGGATCGGCCTGCTGTACATCCGCAAGGGTGTCAAGGTGACTCCGGTCCTGCACGGCGGGGTGCACGAACGCAAGCGCAGGGCGGGGACGGAGAACGTGCCGGGGATCGTCGGGTTCGGCAAGTCCGCCGAGCTGTCCATGAAGGAGCTTCCCGAACGCGTCAAACACCTGGCCGCGATGCGCGACAGGCTGATCGACGGCGTCATGCAACGCATCGAGGACGTCAAACTGAACGGCCACAGGTCGCAAAGGCTGCCGAACAACGCGAACTTCAGCATCAAGTACGTCGAGGGGGAATCGATGCTCCTCAACCTCGACCTGCAGGGTATCGCCGCATCCAGCGGGTCGGCGTGCACGTCCGGGTCGCTCGAGCCGTCGCACGTTCTCCTGGCGATGGGCATCCCGCACGAGATCGCGCACGGCTCGCTCAGGATGACCGTCGGCCGCGGCACCACGGCCGGGGACGTCGACTACGTGCTGGAGGTATTGCCCCCTATAGTGAAGAAACTGAGGGAGATGTCTCCGCTCTACGCGGGCCGCGCGCGGGCGTAA
- a CDS encoding replication-associated recombination protein A, with protein sequence MRPSSLDEFLGQEHIVGPGRLLRQAIEDDRVPSMIFWGPAGTGKTTLAAIIARMTRAHFTQLSAVTSGVADLKKAVEEARGRRDYGQKTILFVDEIHRFNKSQQDALLPAVEDGTITLIGATTENPYFELNSALVSRTRIFRLNPLADEQVASLIRRALDDPGRGLGRFRATLDEDALAHIVSISNGDARSALNAVEAAVLATKPEPDGSVRVTLPVAVDAVQKRAVVYDRAGDQHYDTASAFIKSLRGSDPDAALYWLARMIYAGESPTFIARRLLISAAEDVGNADPQALVVASAAAYAADFVGFPEARIPLAQAAVYIAMAPKSNASYNGVNAAMRDVEERASSGVPIHLRDASYAGAAKLGHGKGYKYPHDYPGGHVPQLYLPRELAGRRYYLPTENGFERTIKQRLSKIKPSPRPRDHSPRGPS encoded by the coding sequence ATGAGGCCCTCGTCCCTCGACGAGTTCCTCGGCCAGGAGCACATCGTCGGCCCCGGCCGCCTCCTGAGACAGGCGATCGAGGACGACCGTGTCCCGTCGATGATTTTCTGGGGGCCCGCCGGCACCGGAAAGACGACGCTGGCCGCGATAATCGCGCGGATGACCAGGGCGCATTTTACGCAGCTCAGCGCCGTGACCTCGGGAGTGGCGGATCTCAAGAAGGCAGTCGAGGAGGCGCGGGGACGTCGCGACTACGGGCAGAAGACCATCCTGTTTGTGGACGAGATCCACCGGTTCAACAAATCACAGCAGGACGCGCTGCTGCCGGCTGTGGAGGACGGGACGATCACGCTGATCGGAGCCACTACGGAGAACCCTTACTTCGAGCTGAACTCTGCCCTGGTTTCCCGCACTCGCATATTCCGGCTGAATCCTCTCGCGGACGAGCAGGTGGCTTCGCTCATCCGGCGCGCGCTGGACGACCCCGGCAGGGGCCTGGGGCGGTTTCGCGCCACTCTGGACGAGGACGCGCTGGCGCACATCGTGAGCATTTCCAACGGAGACGCGCGCTCGGCGCTCAACGCGGTCGAGGCCGCGGTGCTGGCGACGAAGCCCGAGCCGGATGGGTCCGTCCGCGTCACGCTTCCTGTTGCGGTAGACGCAGTGCAGAAGCGAGCCGTAGTGTACGACCGCGCGGGGGACCAGCACTACGACACGGCCTCCGCATTCATCAAGAGCCTCAGGGGCTCCGACCCCGACGCGGCGCTGTACTGGCTCGCGAGGATGATATACGCCGGTGAGTCCCCGACGTTCATCGCGCGGAGGCTCCTCATCTCGGCCGCCGAGGACGTGGGCAACGCCGACCCGCAGGCGCTGGTCGTGGCGTCGGCTGCAGCGTACGCGGCCGATTTCGTGGGCTTCCCCGAGGCGCGCATTCCGCTCGCACAGGCGGCAGTGTACATTGCCATGGCGCCAAAGTCAAACGCGTCATACAACGGTGTCAACGCTGCCATGCGCGACGTCGAGGAGCGGGCGAGTTCGGGCGTGCCCATTCACCTCAGGGACGCGAGCTACGCGGGCGCCGCGAAGCTCGGTCACGGCAAGGGATACAAGTACCCACACGATTATCCCGGCGGCCACGTGCCGCAGCTTTACCTCCCGCGCGAACTCGCAGGCCGGAGATATTACCTCCCGACCGAGAACGGGTTCGAGCGCACTATCAAACAAAGACTCTCGAAGATCAAGCCGTCGCCGCGCCCCAGGGATCACAGCCCCCGGGGTCCTTCTTGA
- the ltaE gene encoding low-specificity L-threonine aldolase, with the protein MRKAMAEAEVGDDVYGEDPTVNRLEELAAAMLGKEASLFVTSGTMGNQVAIMTHTRRGDEIIVESEAHVFMYEAGGAAVLSGVQVRQVKGEMGLLGPTDVEAAIREIDIHAPRSSLLCIENTHNRAGGTVVPPKRMGELYEVCRKHGLAVHLDGARVFNASVALGVDVREITKWTDSVQLCLSKGLCAPVGSIVAGTKEWVEAARKNRKMLGGGMRQAGVIAAAGIVALEKMVDRLAEDHENARFLAEALSGAKGLSIDMKTVQTNMVYVDVSGTGMTAPQFEETCAREGVRFGATGPAKVRLVTHHDVSRKDVEDAIVVIEKVAEKRL; encoded by the coding sequence ATGCGGAAGGCCATGGCTGAGGCCGAGGTGGGGGATGACGTCTACGGCGAGGACCCGACGGTGAACAGGCTGGAGGAACTCGCCGCCGCCATGCTCGGCAAGGAGGCGTCGCTGTTCGTCACGAGCGGCACGATGGGCAACCAGGTGGCGATCATGACCCATACCCGCAGGGGTGACGAGATAATCGTTGAGAGCGAGGCCCACGTGTTCATGTACGAGGCCGGCGGCGCGGCTGTGCTGTCCGGCGTTCAGGTCCGGCAGGTGAAGGGGGAAATGGGCCTGCTCGGCCCCACAGACGTCGAGGCGGCCATCCGCGAGATCGACATCCATGCCCCCAGGTCCAGCCTGCTCTGTATCGAGAACACCCACAACCGCGCGGGGGGCACCGTCGTACCCCCGAAGCGGATGGGGGAGCTGTACGAGGTCTGCAGGAAGCACGGCCTGGCGGTACACCTGGACGGGGCGCGGGTGTTCAACGCGTCGGTGGCTCTCGGGGTCGACGTGCGCGAGATCACGAAATGGACCGACTCGGTGCAGCTATGCCTGTCGAAGGGCCTGTGCGCGCCGGTGGGCTCGATAGTGGCCGGAACGAAGGAATGGGTTGAGGCGGCCCGCAAGAACAGGAAGATGCTCGGCGGCGGCATGAGGCAGGCCGGCGTCATCGCGGCCGCGGGGATCGTGGCGCTCGAGAAGATGGTGGACAGGCTCGCCGAGGACCACGAGAACGCGCGGTTCCTGGCCGAAGCGCTCTCCGGCGCCAAGGGCCTCAGCATCGACATGAAGACGGTGCAGACCAACATGGTGTACGTGGATGTGAGCGGTACGGGCATGACCGCCCCGCAGTTCGAGGAAACCTGCGCCCGCGAGGGCGTGAGGTTCGGCGCCACCGGCCCGGCGAAGGTCAGGCTGGTTACCCACCACGATGTCTCGAGGAAGGACGTCGAGGACGCCATAGTCGTGATCGAGAAGGTGGCTGAGAAGCGACTGTGA
- a CDS encoding MBL fold metallo-hydrolase, which produces MIVEMLPVGPLQANCIIIGCEKTRTCAVVDPGAESERILREVARLGLRVVAIINTHGHADHMSANNRIKHATGAPIMIGEKDAEMLTSAAKNLSLLSGVVVRSDDADRLLEDGDVIDVGEVSLKVLETPGHTPGGICLVAENKVFTGDTLFAGSVGRTDFPGGSMDDLLSSIKDKLLTLGDDVEAYPGHGPTTTIGEEKRYNPFLG; this is translated from the coding sequence TTGATAGTCGAGATGCTCCCGGTTGGGCCACTCCAGGCCAACTGCATCATCATCGGTTGTGAGAAGACCAGGACGTGCGCGGTCGTCGACCCCGGCGCCGAGTCGGAGCGGATCCTCCGCGAGGTGGCGCGGCTCGGGCTGAGGGTGGTAGCCATCATCAACACCCACGGCCACGCGGACCACATGTCCGCAAACAACCGTATCAAGCACGCCACCGGAGCCCCCATAATGATAGGCGAGAAGGACGCCGAGATGCTGACGAGCGCCGCGAAGAACCTCAGCCTCCTGAGCGGTGTGGTTGTCAGGTCGGACGACGCAGACCGCCTGCTCGAGGATGGAGACGTCATCGATGTCGGCGAGGTCAGTCTGAAAGTCCTCGAGACACCCGGTCACACGCCGGGGGGCATCTGTCTCGTCGCGGAGAACAAGGTGTTTACCGGTGACACGCTGTTCGCCGGCTCCGTGGGACGGACCGACTTCCCCGGTGGGTCGATGGACGACCTGCTCTCATCGATTAAGGATAAGCTCCTGACCCTCGGCGATGACGTGGAGGCCTACCCGGGGCACGGCCCGACGACCACCATCGGGGAGGAGAAGCGGTACAACCCGTTCCTCGGATAG
- a CDS encoding CopG family transcriptional regulator, with protein MDKEPGGTGDVTTNIRLPAEMHSRLRHEAACEGRSMADLIREAVGRYLVDKSSLPRSTEADDPFFSVIGIGEGSEPDSAEQHDYYIYGSPRKAASGLPPQEVDKA; from the coding sequence ATGGATAAGGAACCTGGCGGGACGGGAGACGTGACGACCAACATCAGGTTGCCGGCAGAGATGCATTCGCGACTAAGGCACGAAGCCGCGTGCGAGGGGCGGAGCATGGCCGACCTGATCAGGGAAGCAGTCGGCCGCTACCTGGTGGATAAGTCCTCACTTCCCCGGTCAACAGAAGCCGATGACCCGTTCTTCAGCGTGATCGGGATCGGCGAGGGCTCCGAACCGGACAGCGCGGAACAACACGACTACTACATCTACGGGTCGCCGCGTAAAGCGGCGAGCGGCCTGCCACCCCAGGAGGTGGACAAGGCTTGA
- a CDS encoding PIN domain-containing protein, protein MNTRKRCFVDTSALVALADRSDQYHKEAAAYAARTRGSVHFVTTDYVLDETATRLRSSIGHTATVKFLRAIFDSPSFTVVTVEPEVWRQAWMLFEKYEDQPLSFTDCVTVAVMRGLSMETVFAFDRVFRRLGLSVVPEAAS, encoded by the coding sequence TTGAACACCCGTAAGAGGTGCTTCGTGGATACGAGCGCTCTGGTGGCCCTGGCCGACAGAAGCGATCAGTATCACAAGGAAGCGGCTGCCTATGCCGCCCGCACGCGCGGCTCTGTGCACTTCGTGACCACCGATTACGTGCTTGACGAGACAGCCACGCGTCTAAGGTCCTCCATCGGTCATACAGCGACAGTCAAGTTTCTGCGCGCCATCTTCGACAGCCCCTCTTTCACCGTGGTGACGGTGGAGCCCGAGGTATGGCGGCAGGCGTGGATGCTGTTCGAAAAGTACGAGGACCAGCCGTTGAGCTTCACGGACTGCGTGACAGTGGCCGTAATGCGCGGGCTCAGTATGGAGACCGTGTTTGCGTTCGATCGCGTGTTCCGCCGGCTCGGTCTGAGCGTGGTTCCGGAGGCCGCTTCATGA
- the trxA gene encoding thioredoxin, protein MAGNNVVELTDANFADQVTNATGAVLVDFWAPWCGPCRMVAPVVEAVASEYAGKLRVGKLNVDENGTTASKFGIMSIPTLMFFKDGKQVHRIVGFVQKNELKEKIDNLVK, encoded by the coding sequence ATGGCCGGCAACAACGTGGTGGAACTGACCGACGCGAACTTCGCGGATCAGGTTACAAATGCAACGGGCGCTGTGCTCGTGGATTTCTGGGCCCCCTGGTGCGGACCGTGCAGGATGGTCGCGCCGGTGGTGGAAGCCGTGGCGTCGGAGTACGCCGGTAAGCTCAGGGTCGGCAAGCTCAACGTCGACGAGAACGGGACGACCGCGTCGAAGTTCGGCATCATGAGCATACCGACGCTGATGTTCTTCAAGGATGGCAAGCAAGTCCACCGCATCGTCGGCTTTGTCCAGAAGAACGAGTTGAAGGAGAAGATAGACAACCTGGTGAAATAA
- the aspS gene encoding aspartate--tRNA ligase, translated as MLDMMGDLKRTHYCGEIRPEHAGSRAVLMGWVHRRRDHGGLIFIDLRDRSGLVQLVFHPEQREAYEKADQARNEYVLAVTGMVRMRPEGRVNPDIPTGEVEIAPSEVLVLNRAKTPPFYIAEGSEADESVRLRYRYLDLRRQDMQNGLMLRHKITKAVRDFLDSREFLEIETPVLIRSTPEGARDYLVPSRISHGKFYALPQSPQLFKQLLMVGGFDRYMQIARCFRDEDLRADRQPEFTQIDIEMSFVDAPDVMSMTEDMLASVFERALGASIPRPFPRLSYAEAMLKYGSDKPDLRFGLEISDITDLVKDSQFKVFSSTAGSGGVVRSFAVPGAAGWSRKDLDDLTERAVFLGARGLVWVELGQDGIKSPVAKYLSASEVAAISGRLGASTGDLLLMVAGNRKTVASVLGTLRLDIGQKLDLVRPGFRFCWVTDFPLFEYSEEEDRLVAVHHPFTSPVDDDIPLLENLEALSSDSQAIRAKAYDVVLNGTEVGGGSIRIHRRDVQQMVFDALGIGPEEAARRFGFLLEAFEYGAPPHGGIALGLDRLVMVMAGRNSIRDVIAFPKTSSATCLLTGAPAEADPRQLDELGINILTKDWT; from the coding sequence ATGTTGGACATGATGGGCGATTTGAAGAGGACGCACTACTGCGGCGAAATCCGGCCGGAGCACGCCGGGTCCCGCGCCGTGCTCATGGGCTGGGTTCACAGGCGGCGAGACCACGGGGGACTGATATTCATCGACCTCCGCGACAGGAGCGGCTTGGTGCAGCTCGTGTTCCACCCTGAGCAGCGGGAGGCGTACGAAAAGGCCGACCAGGCGCGCAACGAATACGTCCTGGCCGTGACTGGCATGGTCCGGATGCGCCCCGAGGGCAGGGTCAATCCGGACATCCCAACAGGCGAGGTGGAGATCGCCCCGTCCGAAGTGCTAGTACTGAACCGCGCGAAGACCCCGCCTTTCTATATAGCCGAGGGGTCCGAGGCGGATGAATCGGTCCGCCTGCGGTACCGGTACCTCGACCTCCGGCGGCAGGACATGCAGAACGGACTCATGCTAAGGCACAAGATAACCAAGGCGGTCCGCGATTTCCTCGATTCGCGCGAGTTCCTCGAGATCGAGACCCCGGTGCTCATAAGGAGTACGCCGGAAGGAGCGAGGGACTACCTCGTTCCGAGCAGGATAAGCCACGGGAAGTTCTACGCGTTGCCGCAGTCCCCGCAGCTATTCAAGCAACTGCTCATGGTCGGGGGATTCGACCGCTACATGCAGATAGCGCGCTGTTTCAGGGACGAAGACCTGCGGGCCGACAGGCAGCCGGAGTTCACGCAGATAGACATCGAGATGTCGTTCGTGGATGCTCCGGACGTAATGTCGATGACCGAGGACATGCTGGCCAGCGTATTCGAGAGGGCGCTCGGCGCGAGCATCCCGCGGCCGTTCCCCAGGCTTTCCTACGCCGAGGCGATGCTGAAGTACGGCTCGGACAAGCCCGACCTCAGGTTCGGGCTGGAGATATCCGACATCACGGACCTCGTCAAGGACAGCCAGTTCAAGGTGTTCTCGTCGACCGCGGGTTCCGGCGGGGTCGTCAGGAGCTTCGCCGTCCCCGGTGCGGCCGGCTGGAGCAGGAAGGATCTCGACGACCTCACGGAGCGCGCCGTCTTTCTCGGGGCGAGGGGCCTCGTGTGGGTCGAACTCGGCCAGGACGGGATCAAGTCGCCTGTCGCCAAGTACCTCTCCGCCAGCGAGGTCGCCGCAATCTCGGGCCGGCTAGGCGCGTCAACCGGCGACCTCCTTCTCATGGTAGCGGGGAACCGGAAGACGGTCGCATCCGTGCTCGGTACGCTGAGACTCGATATCGGGCAGAAGCTCGACCTCGTCCGGCCGGGATTCCGCTTCTGCTGGGTGACGGACTTCCCGCTGTTCGAGTACAGCGAGGAGGAAGACAGGCTTGTCGCCGTGCACCATCCGTTCACGTCGCCGGTGGACGACGACATACCGCTGCTCGAAAACCTCGAGGCGCTGTCGAGTGACTCTCAGGCGATCCGCGCAAAGGCGTACGACGTGGTGCTCAACGGCACGGAGGTCGGCGGCGGCAGCATCAGGATACACAGGCGCGACGTGCAGCAGATGGTGTTCGACGCGCTCGGCATAGGCCCCGAAGAGGCTGCCAGGAGATTCGGGTTCCTCCTGGAGGCGTTCGAGTACGGCGCGCCACCCCACGGCGGGATCGCGTTGGGCCTCGACAGGCTTGTCATGGTAATGGCCGGTCGAAACAGCATCCGTGACGTCATCGCCTTCCCCAAGACGTCGAGCGCAACCTGCCTCCTTACGGGGGCGCCCGCGGAAGCCGACCCGCGACAGCTCGACGAGCTCGGGATCAACATCCTCACCAAGGATTGGACATAG
- a CDS encoding D-tyrosyl-tRNA(Tyr) deacylase, which yields MRAVVQRVSRGAVSVDGAEVARIGTGFVVLLGVGDGDTEEDAHYIAEKVAHLRVFEDAGGKMNLAPADVGGEVLLISQFTLYGDVRKGRRPSYSDAARPDEADRLYRLVASTIESLGVPVKMGVFQAMMLVEIHNDGPVTILLDSRRLF from the coding sequence TTGAGGGCGGTCGTCCAGCGGGTCAGCCGCGGCGCGGTCAGCGTCGACGGGGCCGAGGTTGCCCGCATAGGCACGGGGTTTGTGGTGCTGCTGGGCGTCGGTGACGGCGACACCGAGGAGGATGCCCACTACATAGCCGAGAAGGTTGCCCACCTGAGGGTATTCGAGGATGCGGGGGGCAAGATGAACCTGGCCCCCGCGGACGTCGGCGGCGAGGTGCTGCTCATATCGCAGTTCACGCTGTACGGCGACGTGAGAAAGGGGCGCCGGCCGAGCTACTCGGACGCCGCGCGCCCCGACGAGGCGGACAGGCTGTACAGGCTCGTGGCGTCAACCATCGAGAGCCTGGGGGTCCCGGTCAAAATGGGGGTATTCCAGGCCATGATGCTCGTCGAGATACACAATGACGGTCCCGTGACTATTTTACTCGACAGCCGCAGGCTGTTCTGA